The Streptomyces sp. P9-A4 genome contains a region encoding:
- the cseB gene encoding two-component system response regulator CseB — translation MSEATPVMILLVEDDEVIRRSVAMALERYGYHVTVASDGLSGLELFREGRHDLLLLDVMLPGLDGIGLCRRIRETSMAPILMMSARGDALDVVSGLEAGADDYVVKPVDTSVLVARIRSLLRRATFGASGQAGQPGSAGQAAREGRDESAGLLVFGDLTINPAALEVTRDGREVALAPTELRLLLEFAARPGIVLDRQTLLRNVWDYGWDGDTRVVDLCVQRLRKKIGAERIDTVRGFGYKLRR, via the coding sequence ATGATCCTGCTCGTCGAGGACGACGAGGTGATCCGTCGATCCGTCGCGATGGCACTGGAACGCTACGGCTACCACGTGACCGTCGCGAGCGACGGGCTGAGCGGGCTCGAACTGTTCAGAGAGGGCCGGCACGACCTGCTGCTGCTCGACGTGATGCTGCCGGGGCTCGACGGCATCGGGCTGTGCCGCCGGATCAGGGAGACGAGCATGGCCCCGATCCTGATGATGTCGGCACGCGGCGATGCCCTGGACGTGGTCTCGGGACTGGAAGCCGGGGCCGACGACTATGTGGTCAAGCCCGTGGACACCTCGGTCCTGGTGGCCCGGATCCGTTCCCTGCTGCGCCGGGCGACGTTCGGCGCCTCGGGTCAGGCGGGGCAGCCCGGGAGCGCGGGACAGGCAGCACGGGAGGGGCGTGACGAGTCGGCCGGCCTGCTGGTCTTCGGCGATCTCACGATCAACCCCGCTGCCCTGGAGGTGACCAGGGACGGCCGGGAAGTGGCCCTGGCGCCGACCGAACTACGGCTGCTGCTGGAGTTCGCGGCCCGTCCCGGGATCGTGCTGGACCGCCAGACCCTGCTGCGCAACGTCTGGGACTACGGCTGGGACGGCGACACGAGGGTCGTCGACCTGTGCGTACAGCGGCTGCGGAAGAAGATCGGCGCCGAACGCATCGACACGGTCCGCGGCTTCGGCTACAAGCTGCGGCGCTGA
- a CDS encoding HAMP domain-containing sensor histidine kinase, which translates to MTVVRALLNPRSMRWKIIVLVALACSAMALTVGLLVHDSTLRRSMHDGAAKARATLDRAIDTARTSERESPLATPGELPDALMRQLDRHTEGTFYEDGPPAPVYWAARWEGGRLYAVEVDMTTDELTRQALDRHMWKYFLLTLAVVIPATALATELPARRLRRVARTARRITAGDLDARTDMGGRGGDEIAEIGATVDSMADSLQQRIADEQRFTADVAHELRTPLMGLLTSSELLPESEATDLVRDRVQVLRDLVEDLLEISRLDAGAEQPLPRPVDLTEFVEESVARTGLTARVTTQGEPTVARTDPRRLDRIVANLVVNAHRHGAGPVEITVAGPTITVRDHGPGFPADLLAHGPRRFRTGAVERGRGHGLGLTIARGQAQVIGAKLTFTNHPEDGGAVATLRLPAATHEPADPHTAAQPVT; encoded by the coding sequence ATGACGGTCGTTCGCGCACTGCTGAACCCCCGTTCCATGCGCTGGAAGATCATTGTTCTGGTGGCCCTGGCCTGCTCCGCGATGGCCCTCACCGTCGGTCTGCTCGTGCACGACTCGACCCTCAGGAGGTCGATGCACGACGGCGCGGCCAAGGCCCGCGCCACCCTGGACCGGGCGATCGACACCGCCCGGACCTCGGAGCGGGAATCGCCCCTCGCCACCCCGGGCGAACTCCCCGACGCCTTGATGCGGCAGCTCGACCGCCACACCGAGGGAACCTTCTACGAGGACGGGCCCCCCGCCCCCGTCTACTGGGCCGCGAGGTGGGAAGGCGGCCGGCTGTACGCGGTCGAGGTCGACATGACCACGGACGAGCTCACCCGACAGGCCCTCGACCGGCACATGTGGAAGTACTTCCTGCTCACCCTGGCCGTCGTGATCCCGGCCACGGCCCTGGCGACCGAACTGCCGGCCCGGCGACTGCGCCGGGTGGCCCGTACCGCCCGCCGGATCACGGCGGGCGACCTGGATGCCCGTACGGACATGGGCGGGCGCGGCGGCGACGAGATCGCCGAGATCGGCGCCACGGTCGACTCGATGGCGGACAGCCTGCAACAGCGCATCGCGGACGAGCAGCGCTTCACCGCCGATGTCGCCCACGAACTCCGCACCCCGCTGATGGGCCTGCTCACCTCGTCCGAACTGCTCCCCGAAAGCGAGGCCACCGACCTCGTACGGGACCGGGTCCAGGTCCTGCGCGACCTGGTCGAGGACCTCCTGGAGATCTCCCGCCTCGACGCGGGCGCCGAGCAGCCACTGCCGCGACCGGTGGACCTCACCGAATTCGTCGAGGAGTCGGTGGCCAGGACCGGCCTCACCGCGCGGGTGACCACCCAGGGCGAGCCGACGGTCGCCAGGACCGACCCCCGACGCCTGGACCGCATCGTCGCGAACCTCGTCGTCAATGCCCACCGCCACGGAGCCGGCCCCGTGGAGATCACCGTCGCCGGCCCGACGATCACGGTACGGGACCACGGCCCCGGCTTCCCGGCGGACCTCCTCGCCCACGGCCCCCGGCGCTTCCGCACAGGCGCGGTGGAACGAGGCCGCGGTCACGGCCTGGGCCTCACGATCGCACGCGGCCAAGCCCAGGTGATCGGAGCGAAACTGACGTTCACCAACCACCCGGAGGACGGAGGAGCGGTAGCGACGCTGCGCCTTCCCGCAGCCACCCATGAACCGGCCGATCCCCACACGGCCGCGCAGCCGGTGACGTGA
- a CDS encoding D-alanyl-D-alanine carboxypeptidase family protein gives MSLYPALRHRAVGGALALLVLGITAVTAITVERGADPTPASGNRSAASTGPGPDGGPAIDGSTIQWPQDGQSAVELVGAGSPQARGDQRPVPIASLTKVMTAHVILKEHPLRPGEPGPLIEVDRQAFHEVAVGGESTVPVQAGQKYSLRQLLELLLIPSGNNVARLLARWDSGSQEAFAKKMQRTADDLGMGRSTYTGASGIEPTTTSTAVDQLKLARQAMKDPVFREIVASRTITVPGIGPITNTNSLLDTPGVVGIKTGSSTPAGGNLLWACEVRSGDTTRMLLGAVLHQRANTTPNEGMHAALENSRRLITDLRDRLTSARTER, from the coding sequence ATGTCCCTTTACCCCGCCCTTCGTCACCGCGCCGTAGGCGGCGCGCTGGCCCTGCTCGTCCTCGGCATCACGGCCGTCACAGCCATCACCGTGGAGCGCGGAGCCGACCCCACGCCCGCGTCCGGCAACCGATCGGCGGCCTCCACCGGACCTGGCCCCGACGGCGGCCCGGCCATCGACGGAAGCACGATCCAGTGGCCGCAGGACGGACAGAGCGCCGTGGAACTGGTGGGCGCGGGCTCCCCGCAAGCGCGGGGCGACCAGCGACCGGTGCCGATCGCGAGCCTGACGAAGGTGATGACCGCCCATGTCATCCTCAAGGAGCACCCGCTGCGGCCGGGTGAGCCGGGACCGCTGATCGAGGTGGACCGACAGGCCTTCCACGAGGTGGCGGTCGGCGGCGAGTCGACCGTTCCGGTCCAGGCCGGCCAGAAGTACTCCCTGCGCCAGCTCCTCGAACTGCTGCTGATCCCCTCGGGAAACAACGTCGCCCGTCTCCTGGCCCGCTGGGACTCCGGCAGCCAGGAGGCGTTCGCGAAGAAGATGCAGCGCACCGCGGACGACCTGGGCATGGGACGGTCGACCTACACGGGAGCGAGCGGGATCGAACCCACGACCACCAGCACCGCCGTGGACCAGTTGAAACTGGCCCGACAGGCGATGAAGGACCCCGTCTTCCGCGAGATCGTGGCCAGCCGGACCATCACCGTGCCCGGCATCGGCCCGATCACCAACACCAACTCCCTGCTGGACACCCCGGGCGTCGTCGGCATCAAGACCGGCTCCAGCACCCCGGCCGGAGGCAACCTCCTGTGGGCCTGCGAGGTCCGCAGCGGCGACACCACCCGCATGCTCCTGGGCGCCGTTCTGCACCAGCGGGCGAACACCACACCCAACGAGGGAATGCACGCGGCCCTGGAGAACAGCCGCCGCCTCATCACCGATCTCCGCGACCGGTTGACCTCGGCACGGACGGAACGCTGA
- a CDS encoding endonuclease/exonuclease/phosphatase family protein gives MPNPASPPPHRPPSPWTSRPRGTTTTICSAVLTLIIAGHDWLPDSPGRLGSLAETLLPWTALALPALLAAAILRRSPAATVALVVPITVWLAVFGGRLTDKSSPGGDLTVVSHNVHQENPDPHGTARSLIASGANILALEELSPDTAPLYEQALAATYPYHFYDGTVGLWSQYPLRDTRPVPIMPWTRALRATVDTPRGPLAVYVAHLPSVRVTPAGFTAGARDEALDRLAADLRAERLRRVIVMGDLNGSTDDRALRPLTLDMTSAQATAGKGFGFTWPARFPVVRIDQILLKGMNATSAWTLPATTSDHLPVAARLSLSPETPESPRQRP, from the coding sequence ATTCCAAACCCCGCAAGCCCGCCGCCGCACCGTCCGCCCAGCCCATGGACGTCACGCCCCAGGGGCACGACCACCACGATCTGCTCCGCCGTTCTCACACTGATCATCGCGGGCCACGACTGGCTCCCCGACTCCCCGGGCCGCCTGGGCAGCCTGGCCGAGACCCTGCTCCCCTGGACCGCGCTCGCCCTCCCCGCGCTGCTCGCCGCAGCCATACTGCGCAGATCGCCGGCGGCAACGGTCGCCCTGGTGGTCCCGATCACCGTCTGGCTGGCGGTCTTCGGCGGCCGGCTCACCGACAAGTCCTCGCCCGGCGGAGACCTCACCGTCGTCAGCCACAACGTCCACCAGGAAAACCCCGACCCGCACGGCACCGCACGGAGCCTGATCGCGTCCGGGGCGAACATCCTGGCACTCGAGGAACTCAGCCCCGACACGGCGCCCCTGTACGAGCAGGCCCTCGCGGCCACGTACCCGTACCACTTCTACGACGGCACGGTCGGTCTGTGGAGCCAGTACCCCCTGCGCGACACACGCCCCGTCCCGATCATGCCGTGGACCCGGGCCCTGCGCGCCACGGTGGACACCCCCCGAGGCCCGCTCGCCGTCTACGTCGCCCACCTCCCCTCCGTACGCGTCACCCCCGCCGGCTTCACCGCCGGCGCACGCGACGAAGCCCTCGACCGCCTGGCCGCCGACCTGCGAGCAGAACGCCTCCGGCGCGTCATCGTGATGGGCGACCTGAACGGCTCCACCGACGACCGCGCGCTGCGCCCCCTGACCCTCGACATGACCTCGGCCCAGGCCACGGCCGGAAAGGGCTTCGGCTTCACATGGCCCGCACGCTTCCCCGTCGTCCGGATCGACCAGATCCTCCTCAAGGGCATGAACGCCACCTCGGCCTGGACCCTCCCGGCGACGACGAGCGATCACCTCCCCGTGGCCGCCCGCCTCAGCCTTTCCCCGGAGACGCCGGAAAGCCCTCGGCAGCGCCCCTGA
- a CDS encoding ATP-binding protein produces MTTADSARSGHGEFGSLLRTLRTRAGLSQEELAHRAGVSVRALADMERGRTRGPQRRTVGALVAALALDGTEGEAEALERAAAAGRPRPRAASAAPSGPLGAMGLRLPRDVRDFTAREADLARLRAFAEDAGPAYPAVVLVTGQPGLGKTAFAVRAAHGLADRYPDGQFAVDLRGTDAAPTEPREVLRRLLRALGIAEGAVPPDTESRAGLLRATVEDRRVLLVLDNAADEDQVRPLLPASGPALTLVTSRNALTGLEDVHRVALGVLRREESVALLSRVVGPERVAAEPQAARDLADLCGQLPLAVRIAAQRLAARPAERLAKLVAQLADEGRRLDVLQAGNLQVRAAFTLSYRRLEPLARLVLRRATLAAGTDFSPQTAALLSGTTLRQAELCTQDLADRGLLQPDPAAERYRFHDLLRLFAAERLAEDDPAELHLAREHTARWTLARAGAAALHFDAERSPVGDPHGATAPRGPGEARDWLEAERAQWLDALRQALADGHHQEVLDAAEAMHWFSDRTQHWEQWVEVFRCSVAAARALGSRRDEAVHLNYLAWAHNLCVHDYAGGLAAAREALAAAREAGDLLQTGWAHGYGAGALHHLGRAEETVAWLKESAACHRENATPQSRLAELSTLNALGGHLRSMGRAEEALAIHRQSEELCRAGIPGQSEEVLAVFRAGTLQHLGRDLGELGRCAEAEPLLRRALDGFEAAGMAAWSEPARLDLGVALRRLGRAEEARTTLDAARRGLAEQGHPRQAEAERELAASAGCGGSGS; encoded by the coding sequence ATGACCACTGCCGATTCCGCCCGCTCCGGCCACGGGGAGTTCGGATCGCTGCTGCGCACCCTGCGCACCCGCGCCGGACTCAGCCAGGAGGAGCTCGCCCACCGCGCGGGGGTGAGCGTGCGGGCGCTGGCCGACATGGAACGCGGGCGCACGCGGGGTCCGCAGCGTCGTACGGTGGGCGCGCTGGTCGCGGCGCTCGCGCTCGACGGTACCGAGGGCGAGGCCGAGGCTCTGGAGCGGGCCGCGGCCGCGGGGCGGCCCCGTCCTCGGGCGGCGTCGGCGGCGCCGAGCGGCCCGCTGGGGGCGATGGGGCTGCGGTTGCCACGCGACGTACGGGACTTCACCGCGCGGGAGGCCGACCTTGCCCGGCTGCGGGCCTTCGCGGAGGACGCCGGACCTGCCTACCCGGCGGTGGTGCTGGTCACGGGCCAGCCGGGGCTGGGGAAGACGGCCTTCGCGGTACGGGCGGCACACGGCCTCGCGGACCGCTACCCGGACGGGCAGTTCGCCGTCGATCTGCGCGGTACGGATGCCGCGCCCACGGAACCGCGCGAGGTTCTGCGGCGGCTGCTGCGGGCGCTCGGGATCGCCGAGGGCGCCGTACCACCCGACACAGAGAGCCGGGCCGGGCTGCTGCGGGCCACCGTCGAGGACCGGCGGGTGCTCCTCGTCCTGGACAACGCGGCCGACGAGGACCAGGTCCGGCCGCTGCTGCCCGCTTCCGGGCCCGCGCTGACCCTGGTCACCAGCCGCAACGCGCTCACCGGGCTGGAGGACGTGCACCGCGTCGCGCTCGGTGTACTGCGCCGTGAGGAGTCCGTCGCCCTCCTCAGCCGGGTCGTCGGACCCGAGCGGGTGGCGGCGGAACCGCAGGCGGCGCGCGATCTGGCCGATCTGTGCGGGCAGTTGCCGCTCGCGGTGCGCATCGCCGCGCAGAGGCTGGCGGCCCGGCCCGCGGAGCGGCTCGCGAAGCTGGTGGCCCAACTCGCCGACGAGGGGCGCCGGCTCGATGTGCTGCAGGCCGGGAACCTCCAGGTCCGGGCGGCCTTCACGCTGTCGTACCGGCGGCTGGAGCCGTTGGCACGGCTGGTACTACGGCGCGCCACGCTGGCCGCGGGTACGGACTTCTCCCCGCAGACCGCGGCGCTGCTCTCCGGGACGACGCTGCGGCAGGCCGAACTCTGCACCCAGGACCTGGCCGACCGCGGGCTGCTCCAGCCCGACCCGGCCGCCGAGCGCTACCGCTTCCACGACCTCCTCCGCCTGTTCGCCGCCGAGCGGTTGGCCGAGGACGATCCGGCGGAACTCCATCTGGCCCGGGAGCACACCGCCCGGTGGACGCTGGCACGCGCCGGTGCCGCCGCGCTCCACTTCGACGCCGAGCGCTCCCCCGTCGGCGACCCGCACGGCGCCACCGCGCCCCGTGGGCCCGGCGAGGCGCGCGACTGGCTGGAGGCGGAACGGGCCCAGTGGCTGGACGCCCTGCGCCAGGCCCTCGCCGACGGGCACCACCAGGAGGTCCTGGACGCGGCGGAGGCGATGCACTGGTTCTCCGATCGCACCCAGCACTGGGAGCAGTGGGTGGAGGTTTTCCGCTGCTCGGTGGCCGCCGCGCGGGCGCTGGGCAGCCGGCGCGACGAGGCCGTGCACCTCAACTACCTGGCCTGGGCGCACAACCTGTGCGTCCATGACTACGCCGGCGGGCTGGCGGCCGCCCGCGAGGCGCTGGCCGCGGCGCGCGAGGCGGGCGACCTGCTGCAGACGGGCTGGGCCCACGGATACGGGGCGGGAGCGCTGCACCATCTGGGGCGGGCCGAGGAAACGGTGGCATGGCTGAAGGAGTCGGCGGCCTGCCACCGGGAGAACGCCACGCCGCAGAGCCGGCTGGCGGAGCTCTCGACGCTCAACGCACTGGGCGGGCACCTGCGTTCGATGGGGCGGGCCGAGGAAGCGCTGGCCATTCACCGGCAGAGCGAGGAGCTGTGCCGCGCCGGGATCCCTGGTCAGTCGGAAGAGGTTCTGGCGGTGTTCCGGGCGGGTACGTTGCAGCATCTCGGCCGGGATCTGGGCGAGTTGGGGCGCTGCGCGGAGGCCGAGCCGTTGCTGCGCCGCGCCCTCGACGGTTTCGAGGCGGCCGGTATGGCCGCGTGGAGCGAGCCGGCCCGCCTGGACCTGGGCGTCGCGCTGCGTCGGCTCGGTCGTGCGGAGGAGGCCCGTACGACGCTGGATGCCGCTCGGCGCGGCCTCGCCGAGCAGGGCCATCCTCGGCAGGCGGAGGCCGAACGGGAGCTGGCCGCGTCCGCTGGTTGCGGGGGCTCCGGGTCGTGA
- a CDS encoding FG-GAP-like repeat-containing protein produces MRRLSLPLGRPGPLPPDHGTRRGRFRAALHVTGLALAGALVAGTLVVTAAPPAAAVPVGTTVVLQSVGDSQGDGTGDDKNVGYAGGTGLQISGTDLLFRATEPKGDQDNQLWYLEASAGGSYKVKSRTKSGCMSRDSDAAGNARLAFRDCGAAGTDWDFASAKGDRYRIQPVGHSDEWLETPLDKGREVTLSRIKVLGNRQEWYVTPYEPTTRAMPADPTFDDMTFMTAHNAFYNSADVGGIGTSLPPNQWMPIRDQLAQGVRGLMLDAHKYNGRVRMCHGPCALDSRPMSDVFTDIADFLKAPGNEKEIVTVFTEDYVDDPADLRDEVGDDLAPGGQLAGMLFNPADPRWDVANKGWPKVSQLIDAGNRVLLFSDSWNKEDLFPSDTNVNVGFAYQRNWTAENYWSLGSGTTDTPDWTCRTRWDDVPLAKEEKHFRRLFVMNHFRDMPFTTRASSDNQQVLERLKKFCRPAARKKPNFLAVDHFHLGGVRATVEALNQYTYHPDTPGYGGTPDSQGENWHVPRLSVMPLGDSITLGVGSSTRSGYRAPLWPMLTGRADTLDFVGSQREGQLPDIDHEGHSGWLIDGIAANVDSWLEAAKPNVVLLHIGTNDMDRDNAVASAPARLAALIDQITAASPQTTVVVATLVPSTSPTVQTRVNAYNAQLPGIVKARQDRGDKVTLVSMGALTNADISDRLHPNNTGYTKMATAFAGGIDTAARAGWISDTVTVRPAPPRAGLGDYQVDVNADGYADYLTVDAAGGVRAWLNKGGTGTAGWTEAGLIATGVPLNGGQVRFADINGDRYSDYLVVDPGGAVRAWLNKGGTGTAGWTSAGQIASGVTLAGGEVRFADINGDKYADYVVVDPNSALRVWLNKGGTGTAGWTGVGQIASGVGVPGDQIRLADVNGDAYADYLAVDAVGAVRAWLNKGGAGTAGWTDAGQIAAGTDALGSAVRFADIDADRRADYVVVEANGAVRAWLNKGGDGTGVGGGGWTTVGTFASGVGAPVADLRFADINADRRDDYLTVAADGSVQAWLNNGTPGSWTPLGTYATTTGAPGSQVRFADLNADGRADYLTVAADGSVKAWLNQGGVGRGGWAELGTYASGTGSPGDQVRFADLNADGRADYLTVAADGSVKAWLNQGGNGNGGWTALGTYASGTGATGSLVRFADLNADGRADYVALASDGSAKAWLNQGGNGNGGWTALGAYAPALGAVGTQPVFAEANGDGRADYLAVAADGSVQAWTNNGAALSGGWTAAGVIATGVGVPASQVHI; encoded by the coding sequence ATGAGACGTCTCTCCCTCCCCCTCGGACGACCGGGGCCGCTGCCGCCGGATCACGGAACCCGGCGGGGCCGGTTCCGTGCCGCGCTGCACGTCACCGGGCTCGCCCTGGCCGGGGCGCTCGTCGCCGGCACGCTGGTCGTCACCGCCGCCCCTCCGGCGGCCGCGGTACCCGTGGGGACGACGGTCGTGCTGCAGAGCGTCGGCGACAGCCAGGGCGACGGCACGGGCGACGACAAGAACGTCGGGTACGCGGGCGGCACCGGGCTGCAGATCTCCGGCACCGACCTCCTCTTCCGCGCGACCGAACCGAAGGGCGACCAGGACAACCAGCTGTGGTACCTGGAGGCGTCCGCGGGGGGCTCGTACAAGGTCAAGAGCCGTACCAAGAGCGGCTGCATGAGCAGGGACTCGGACGCCGCGGGCAACGCCCGTCTCGCGTTCCGTGACTGCGGCGCAGCGGGAACCGACTGGGACTTCGCGTCCGCGAAGGGCGACCGCTACCGGATCCAGCCGGTCGGCCACTCCGACGAGTGGCTGGAGACCCCGCTGGACAAGGGCCGCGAGGTCACCCTGTCCAGGATCAAGGTGCTGGGCAACCGCCAGGAGTGGTACGTCACGCCGTACGAGCCGACGACCCGCGCCATGCCGGCGGATCCCACGTTCGACGACATGACGTTCATGACGGCCCACAACGCGTTCTACAACAGCGCCGACGTGGGCGGGATCGGGACGTCCCTACCGCCCAACCAGTGGATGCCGATCCGTGACCAACTGGCCCAAGGTGTACGGGGGTTGATGCTCGACGCCCACAAGTACAACGGCCGGGTCCGGATGTGTCACGGACCCTGCGCGCTCGACAGCCGGCCGATGTCCGACGTCTTCACCGACATCGCGGACTTCCTCAAGGCACCCGGGAACGAGAAGGAGATCGTCACGGTCTTCACCGAGGACTACGTCGACGACCCCGCCGACCTGCGCGACGAGGTCGGCGACGACCTGGCCCCCGGCGGCCAACTGGCCGGCATGCTGTTCAACCCGGCCGACCCCCGCTGGGACGTCGCGAACAAGGGCTGGCCGAAGGTCTCCCAGCTCATCGACGCCGGCAACCGCGTGCTGCTCTTCTCCGACAGCTGGAACAAGGAGGATCTGTTCCCCTCCGACACCAACGTCAACGTCGGCTTCGCGTACCAGCGCAACTGGACGGCCGAGAACTACTGGTCCTTGGGATCCGGCACCACCGACACACCGGACTGGACCTGCAGGACACGCTGGGACGACGTACCGCTGGCCAAGGAGGAGAAGCACTTCCGCCGGCTGTTCGTGATGAACCACTTCCGTGACATGCCGTTCACGACCCGCGCGTCCTCGGACAACCAGCAGGTGCTGGAGCGGCTGAAGAAGTTCTGCCGGCCGGCCGCCCGCAAGAAGCCCAACTTCCTCGCCGTGGACCACTTCCACCTGGGCGGCGTACGCGCGACGGTCGAGGCGCTGAACCAGTACACGTACCACCCCGACACCCCCGGCTACGGAGGCACACCCGACAGTCAGGGCGAGAACTGGCACGTGCCGCGCCTGTCCGTGATGCCGCTCGGCGACTCCATCACGCTCGGGGTCGGCAGCTCCACCCGATCCGGCTACCGGGCCCCGCTCTGGCCGATGCTGACCGGCCGGGCCGACACTCTCGACTTCGTCGGCTCCCAACGCGAAGGCCAGCTCCCGGACATCGACCACGAGGGTCATTCGGGCTGGCTCATCGACGGCATCGCCGCGAACGTCGACAGCTGGCTGGAGGCGGCCAAGCCCAATGTCGTCCTGCTGCACATCGGCACCAACGACATGGACCGCGACAACGCCGTCGCATCCGCCCCGGCCCGCCTCGCCGCCCTCATCGACCAGATCACCGCGGCGTCCCCGCAGACCACCGTCGTCGTGGCCACGCTCGTCCCCTCCACCTCACCGACGGTCCAGACCCGCGTCAACGCGTACAACGCGCAGCTCCCCGGAATCGTCAAGGCCCGGCAGGACCGGGGCGACAAGGTCACGCTCGTCAGCATGGGCGCGCTGACCAACGCCGACATCTCCGACCGGCTCCACCCGAACAACACCGGCTACACCAAGATGGCCACCGCCTTCGCCGGAGGCATCGACACGGCCGCCCGCGCCGGCTGGATCAGCGACACCGTGACGGTGCGCCCCGCGCCCCCGCGCGCCGGACTCGGCGACTACCAGGTCGACGTCAACGCGGACGGCTACGCCGACTACCTCACGGTCGACGCGGCGGGCGGCGTGCGGGCGTGGCTGAACAAGGGCGGTACGGGCACGGCGGGCTGGACCGAAGCAGGCCTGATCGCCACCGGCGTCCCGCTGAACGGCGGCCAGGTCCGCTTCGCGGACATCAACGGCGACCGCTACAGCGACTACCTCGTCGTCGACCCGGGCGGAGCCGTGCGCGCCTGGCTGAACAAGGGCGGCACAGGAACAGCGGGCTGGACCAGCGCCGGGCAGATCGCCTCCGGGGTGACGCTGGCCGGCGGCGAGGTCCGCTTCGCCGACATCAACGGCGACAAGTACGCCGACTACGTCGTCGTCGACCCGAACAGCGCCCTGCGGGTGTGGCTGAACAAGGGCGGTACGGGCACGGCCGGCTGGACCGGCGTCGGGCAGATCGCCTCCGGAGTGGGAGTACCCGGAGACCAGATCCGGCTGGCCGACGTCAACGGCGACGCGTACGCGGACTACCTCGCCGTCGATGCCGTGGGCGCCGTGCGGGCGTGGCTCAACAAGGGGGGTGCGGGCACGGCCGGCTGGACCGACGCGGGCCAGATCGCCGCGGGTACCGATGCCCTCGGCTCGGCCGTACGATTCGCGGACATCGACGCCGACCGTCGCGCGGACTACGTCGTGGTCGAGGCGAACGGTGCGGTACGGGCGTGGCTGAACAAGGGCGGTGACGGCACCGGCGTCGGCGGGGGTGGCTGGACGACGGTCGGCACGTTCGCCTCCGGCGTCGGCGCGCCGGTCGCGGACCTGCGCTTCGCCGACATCAACGCCGACCGCCGGGACGACTACCTGACGGTCGCGGCGGACGGCTCGGTGCAGGCCTGGCTGAACAACGGCACCCCGGGAAGCTGGACACCGCTGGGGACGTACGCCACGACGACCGGAGCCCCGGGTTCGCAGGTGCGGTTCGCGGACCTGAACGCGGACGGCCGGGCGGACTATCTCACGGTCGCCGCCGACGGGTCGGTCAAGGCGTGGCTGAACCAGGGCGGCGTCGGGCGCGGTGGCTGGGCGGAGCTGGGAACGTACGCCTCGGGCACCGGCTCGCCGGGCGACCAGGTCCGGTTCGCGGACCTGAACGCGGACGGCCGGGCGGACTACCTCACGGTCGCCGCCGACGGGTCGGTCAAGGCGTGGCTGAACCAGGGCGGCAACGGCAACGGCGGCTGGACGGCACTGGGGACGTACGCCTCCGGCACGGGTGCGACCGGTTCGCTGGTCCGGTTCGCGGACCTGAACGCGGACGGTCGCGCCGACTACGTGGCGCTGGCGTCGGACGGGTCGGCGAAGGCCTGGCTGAACCAGGGCGGCAACGGCAACGGCGGCTGGACGGCACTCGGCGCCTACGCCCCGGCGCTCGGAGCCGTCGGGACGCAGCCCGTCTTCGCCGAGGCCAACGGCGACGGCCGGGCGGACTACCTGGCAGTGGCCGCGGACGGCTCGGTCCAGGCCTGGACGAACAACGGCGCGGCACTCAGTGGCGGCTGGACGGCGGCGGGCGTGATCGCCACCGGCGTCGGCGTACCGGCGAGCCAGGTCCACATCTGA
- a CDS encoding FKBP-type peptidyl-prolyl cis-trans isomerase, with the protein MSELTKPEIHLPEGAAPDELAVRDLVVGDGVEAKPGRVVRVHYVGVTFESGKEFDSSWDRGQPFKFALGGGRVIKGWDRGIRGMKVGGRREIIVPPRLGYGNQSPSSLIPAGSTLVFVVDLLSVAV; encoded by the coding sequence ATGAGTGAACTGACCAAGCCCGAGATCCACCTTCCGGAGGGGGCCGCTCCCGACGAGCTGGCTGTTCGCGACCTCGTCGTCGGGGATGGGGTCGAGGCCAAGCCCGGGAGGGTTGTCCGGGTTCATTACGTCGGCGTCACCTTCGAGTCCGGGAAGGAGTTCGACTCCTCCTGGGACCGGGGGCAGCCGTTCAAGTTCGCGCTGGGCGGTGGCAGGGTCATCAAGGGCTGGGACCGCGGGATCAGGGGGATGAAGGTCGGTGGTCGGCGCGAGATCATCGTTCCTCCGCGTCTCGGGTACGGCAACCAGTCCCCCTCGTCGTTGATCCCTGCGGGCTCGACGCTCGTCTTCGTGGTGGACCTGCTCTCCGTCGCCGTCTGA